The Stenotrophomonas indicatrix DNA segment GCGGCCACCTGCAGCGAACCCAGGTGTTCCAGTTCGCGGATGATGCGTAGCGGGTCGTTGCCACTCATGAACAGTGACGGCGCCGGGGTGAAGCCGATCTGCCAGGCTTCCGGCGTGTCGTCCACCTTGCTGGCGGCAGCAGGTGCGGCGGCGGGCGCCTGGCCGGACAGCACCGCTTCCAGGCGCACCTTCACCGCGGCAACCGCTGCGGAATCGGCGGGCTGGCCGTGTTCGGCCTCGCGCAACAGGGCGCGCAGGACGTCCACCGAAGACAGCATCGCATCGACGGCATTGCCTTCCAGTGCACGCTTGCCGGCCCGCAGCTCATCCAGCAGTGTCTCCAGCACGTGGGTCAGCCCGGCGATGGCATCGAAGCCGAACGTGCCTGCACCGCCCTTGATGGAGTGGGCGGCACGGAACACCGAGTTGATGATCTCCGGGTCCTGTTGTCCCGATTCCAGGGCCAGCAGACCAGCCTCCATGGCGTCGAGGCCTTCGCGGCTCTCCTCGAAGAAGGTGGCGTGGAAGCGTTGCAGGTCCATGCTCATGGCAGTGGCGATCCGGAAGCGAAGAGGGGGAGCAGTGCGGGGCGATCAGCCCAGCACTTTCTGCACGGTGGCGACCAGCTGTTCGGGATTGAACGGCTTGACCAGCCAGCCGGTGGCACCGGCGGCCTTGCCTTCGGACTTCTTGTCCGCTGCCGACTCGGTGGTCAGCATCAGCATCGGCGTGAACTTGTAGTCCGGCAGCTGGCGCAGTTCGCGGATCAGCGCGATGCCGTCCATGTTCGGCATGTTGACGTCGGTGACCACCGCATTGAAGCGCTGGCCCTTGGCACGTCCGAGCGCGACCGCGCCGTCTTCAGCTTCTTCGACGGCAAAACCGGC contains these protein-coding regions:
- a CDS encoding response regulator, which translates into the protein MSARILVVDDSASMRQMVSFALTSAGFAVEEAEDGAVALGRAKGQRFNAVVTDVNMPNMDGIALIRELRQLPDYKFTPMLMLTTESAADKKSEGKAAGATGWLVKPFNPEQLVATVQKVLG